A window of Daucus carota subsp. sativus chromosome 2, DH1 v3.0, whole genome shotgun sequence genomic DNA:
GCCCAGTATAGTTTGAAAGTCTTGGCAATCTTAATCTCATCCATCCGGATCACCATACTATACTCTTGCCCAACAATAGCTAACAAACAGTCTGGAATTCCTTGCACACTGAAAACCtatttccaaagaattattatattttaaataaattttatttagtatGTAATTGAAGATCATTAATCAACATGTTGAACCTTGCAAACACATCTATGATGCcttccttcttcttctttttttttttttaccttaaAACCTTTGTCTATGTTTAGATCTCATTTTTATTGTGGTTTCAGACGATATATCAATATTATCCCATATTTACTTAGTTTTTCACAGTTGATAATTTTGttgtatttgaaaattttagtgATTCTATAAGAATCAGCTCCTGGTCAATTAAGGATACCTTCTCCTTCTATATCAATATATTATGAAAGATCTTTCTTGATAAAAGTGTGGTTTCACAAATTCGTCTCTCTCAATAGTATTAGGGGCCATGGTCAAGGAAATGAATTGTCTTTTTTCCAAAATCAAGAAACATGTGATTTACTATTTTGATAACAACATCGTCTTCTCTTGCCACAAGGTGTCCTCTTACTTTAGCACAAGGTGTAATTGGCATTGTCTAAGGGAGGGATCTTGAAATCACTTTTATTCTCAGATCTTTGACTATATGTTTATTTAGTCTTTACTTTGATATCAATTGTTAGGTATGAGTTCTACATATAGTGGGTGCATGCGTGCTGATATAGTTTTCTTGATTAATTCACACTATTGAAACTTTGTATCTGTTTGcttctaaaaattaaatatagctGTTTGTCACAAGTTTAACTTTAGATTGAAAATATGAGTTCAAACAAAGACGCAAAATTGAACTTCAAACTcaatattatcaattgaaatagGTATagattataattcaaatattagaATGAGTTTAGGGGAGGTCGGTATGGGTAATCAATTTTCttcttatattttcattttatttatataattacatgTTATTtgttgatataaaattaaatcaataacttcaatatatatataaaaatatttgaattaattaaaatcaataacttagaaatattacaaatataatatattaagtcCATATACATAAACTTAAAGCTCGATCGTGCATCAATTAAACTCAATTCTTGATTCTAATCTCTTATCGTTCCTCGAACCAAACCACCATTGACCTACTCATTACACCTCGTGAaacctaattatatattttttttacttttaagaaatatatatgacATTTCTTACCAGTAAAACATCAgaaatgataataataacaatatgaGGATATTTTTTGTAAAGTTTTAAAGAACttatattaaaagagaaaagtgaaagTGACATTTATCATGAAAAAGGCAACATGAAATATTacactattttaaattatgcaaagttttgtatataatataatattgaaaaaaatatgaaattcaattctaaataaataattaaaatttaatcattaagatgaaaaaaatgttttgaaaGAGATTTTAGTTGTGTAAAATAAATCATAAGCAATATGATGGCGGGGTGGAAGTCAACCACTTCTTTCTCAtaaagaataaaagaaaaaatagattATTGTTACCGTAAACTCAGCCTCAAACTATATTCATCCAAGTTTCAACATTCATATATGTCCTTAAAATCCTATATGATAATAAGTATTACAAGAAATagaaaaaaagaatataaatccCTATGGGCACTCGTGTCTCTGTATTGCATGCGAAAACCGCCTTCCTGAAAAAATCCAAGCATAAGAGAAGGCGTCAATTTTCACGACCGGTGAAGGTGTTGACAGATGCATCCGGCCATGACATTTTCAGCCTTTATAAATTTGGAAAGGAGCTGGGGAGGGGAGAATTTGGTGTGACATATGAATGTGAGAATATTGAGAATGGGGAGAAGATGGCATGCAAGAAGATATCAAAAAACAGGTTGAAGACCGCGATTGATGTACAAGATGTGAGGAGGGAAGTTGATATCATGAGACGTTTGCCCTGTCATCCAAATATTGTATCATATAAAGAGGTTTTTGAGGATAAAGAGGCTATTTATTTGGTGATGGAGCTTTGTGCGGGTGGTGAGCTCTTTGATAGGATTGTTGCAAGAGGACATTATAGCGAAAGAGGTGCGGCTCTTGTCACAAAAACCATGCTCGAAGTTGTCAAGGTAACGTAGTTGGCATGCATTTATTAATACATAAACATGACATGTCAAATTTTAtgctaatttatattttataggtATGCCATGAACATGGTGTGATGCATAGGGACTTGAAGCCTGAAAACTTTTTATATGCAAATCAAGATGAAAATGCTCCTTTAAAAGCAATTGATTTTGGCCTCTCTATATTTTTCGAACCTGGTAAGGATGTAATGTAATTATGAgaccaaatatatatacatcaagCTAGCTATATAGCTTAATTATGTTGTCGATTGGGTAATAAATGGTGCGAGTCATTACATATCATGTTTATATACTCCACAGGTCAGTTGTTTAGGGAAATTGTGGGAAGCCCATATTACATGGCGCCTGAAGTTCTTCGAAGAAATTATGGAGCGGAAGTAGATATTTGGAGTTCGGGTGTTATtctttatattttgttatgtGGTGTTCCTCCATTCTGGGCAGGTAACTGTATGTATAATGTAGCCTATTTCAGTAATTACTAGTATATACTTTACGAAATTAGTTAAACTCTtcaattaattgttttaattatggtTCCAGAAACCGAACAAGGAATTGCACAGGCAATTGTTAAGGGTAAACTAACTTTTATAAGGCAACCCTGGCCTAAGGTTTCCGAGGATGCAAAACAACTTGTCAAGGGTATGCTTGATCCAAATCCCTATAGCCGGATGACCATTGAAGAAGTTCTAGGTGTGTAGCACATGCTTTTAACTTTCACTAATCATCACATtgttataaatatgtattatttttctATCAAGAATCCTTTTTCAATGCTCAAATGAATTTGATATCAGCAAAGTACTGATGTAGccatcatttattaaataatataaaattttaaactagaaaatggagataaaattttaattacatggAATACTAATTATGGGGattgaataaaaatttcatcaatcTGCTTATATTATACTTGTAAATATGTAGGACACCGATGGATCAAGAATGCCAATAAAGTTTCAGATATTCCTCTCGGGGACGATGTCAAAACAAGAATCAAACAGTTTTCATTAATGAACAAATTCAAGAAGAACGTTTTAGGAGTAAGTTCATCCTTGTACAAAAATATAGTTTGGATTATATGTTTAGCTATTTATTATCATTGTCATTATTGTAATTAAATTTAGTATAGGCCGTAGCTGCAACCTTGCCTGACGAACAAGTAcaagatataaaagagaagttTTATGCGTGGGATACCGACAAGAATGGAGATCTGACACTTGAAGAATTAAAATCTGGTCTAATAAACAATGGCCATGATGTTTCTAATATTGATGTTCAGTCGCTAATGGAAGCTGTAAGGATGTCATGctagattaattttttttatgagggCGATAGTTTCTCGCAACCTATTTAAATGAAATGTCTCTAATTATTGTATTTTATGCAAATATATACAAACTCACAGGCTGACCTTGATGGGAATGGAACGTTAAACATTGATGAGTTTGTGACAATTGCGGTGCACGTACAAAGGATGAGCAGTGAAGAACACTTGAAACAAGCATTCAACATGTTTGATAAGAACCAAAGTGGGTACATAGAGTTTGAAGAGTTGAGagaaattttgtttgagaaacATCAAGAACCCAATAGTGATCAAGTGGCACATGACATCATATTCGATGCTGATTTAGATAAGGTAACTCAGCTTGAATTTTATAACATGTATTCTACTATAAACAAAAGGTGAAAGATTTGATGGTCTAATGAGGTACCAATAAACCATTTAACTAGCCCCTTTTAAATATTGTGGCACAATAACTGTACAGGACGGTCGGATCAGCTATTCAGAATTTGCAGCAATGATGAAAACAGGCATGGACTGGAAGATGGCGTCACGGCAGTACTCGAGAGTAATGCTTAATGCACTTAGCAAAAAAATCTTGAAGGAAAACCCCACTACCAAAGGAAAATAGAGACATGTCTAACAATATATTTTTGCCTCCTAGCTGAATATTAGAAAAGTTGAAGTGAGAGATTTTGTTGGAAGTATTTCTTTTATCAAGAGTAGAGCTCAGGACGATACAATTGTGTGATTCAGAAGATGGAGACAAAAATTACTAAAATCAAAATtcgatataattattaaaaaaacatttaataCTCTTTGATGAAATTATTTAATCAATTACAATAGCATACGCTCATAATCATGTTCGTTAAttgaaaaacaatattatttgGTTTTAATAGTACTtgactattaaaaaaattgttttatccATAATTCAGTATAAGTATGTTGTATTTTAAGATAAACTTATTCAAGAATATGCCAAAACTATTTTCCGTCAATTATCACCAGTTTCCTTTTTCattattaattcaaattattttgcaatttttattttactaaattattgtaaagttatttatattttattattttcagactttatttttagaaaatgctAAAACTTAAAGTCTCTATTATGTTTAGAGGTCATGGGATTGAATGTTTTATGTTtccttaaattattttttaaatttgattgaCATATATACAATTCATGTATTCATTCAAAATTCTAagctattttaaattatttaattatttttataataaatttaatatttaaaatcattattttacaactagtttttattttttagtataaCTCATCCATCATCATATTCttaattactatatatatacatacacttaCCTATATGTGTAGATGATTCTATAACATTAAATTGAAACTCTCATCTATGACATCAGACGATTCGTGTATGACATCACCCACCAAGACTTACCCGACTTTACTCAATCAACCCAGGCCTACTAGACCACACCAAGGCTCTGGAACCCTAGGCTCCAGATAAGAAGGGCATGTACTAGGCCCCACCCTAAGTGAGCCTCACCACCAAGTTCTATCTCCAGGATCCATCCCGGAGCCCCACAATACTTCTCATTTTCCTTATTTCTATTTAGTTTGGATATGACTTGTTTTAATTGGGGTAGGaacttatatgtatgtatgtagaaGGTAAGATGCACGCACATGTCATAATTTTGAAAGAGAGTAGGGAAGTTGTTCTCGTGCAGACTTCAGTGCGCTTAGTGTATGACATATATGACATATATAGTAAGAAAATAGATAAATACGCTCATGCACCACAATCTCCTGCATGTGTTgaacaataatttatttatgggGTTTCAGATAAATCGGTGATGATTTTTCCAattattttcaacatgaatattctgtataactaataattaacactttagaaaaaaatataaaaaaataatttggggtAAGTTTctaacttaaatttttttaccgGAATccccacacacacatatatttgtgtgtgtatgtgatGGAGTTCATCCTCATACGTAGTGGTTAGCACTATTATAAGAATACACATAATACATACATTTATTACATTATTACTAAACATAATtacaaatatcaattaattggtaaaaattaaaattgtataccTTCAGTCTGAAGAATCGTcgaaaataatgaaatattcaaaCATGATTCTattattgaataaaaattatccaaaattatttttctatataatcaaattaaatattgatttttttaaaaacaaatgtgttaaactttttaaaaaaattatatatcataggactctatattagaattaaattttatgttttacaaaaaacataattaactaTGATCGAAACAATGAAGCACTGTACATTGTACGACACTATATAAGACAGTGTACTCTAAACTAttgatatatacacacacatcatatcatttatcaataataaaaaatatcaaaaatatgacAAAGAAAAGGCCCCGTTGTCGTTTTTTGGGCTCGTAATGCCCCAGTTGTCACTGCACCAAAAGATGGCCCTCCCTGTCACTCAATAACATAACTTCAAATTGCGTTTACTAAAAATCTTGAAAACGTCACACGCAGTAACATGTTCAaagtttttgttttgtataaaagACAAAACGCAACAACAAgttacttttataatattaatttataaaacctAAACCCTCGAGTCTAAACCTTAATTAATTCAAGGCTTTAAGGAGGCCCTAAAGTCGAGCaaccaaattaaaaatttaacctAAAAACATACATTAATACTTTTTAATACTTTAGGGTTCacttttgggttttagaatgatttatttatacttgaaatGAAATTGCtagacggttagggtttaggattgacgGGCCCTAAACCCTCGAGcccaaaccctaattaatgTGACGCTTTAGAGCCGTGAGGCCCTAAAGCCAAGGAACCAGTGTAATAAAGTTAATGCTGGAACGTAAATTAACATTTGTTAACATTTTAAGGttcaccttaaggttttagaatgatttatttatacttgaaattaaatcaACTGACAGTTAGGGTTTAGAATTGAAGGTTTTGGGCCTTCaggccctaaaccctaattaatgcgagacTTTAGGGCCGTGAGGCCCTAGAGCTGATgaaccaaattaaaaaattaatcttaaaaacATAGATcgatagtttttaatattttaaggtttatatttgggttttaaaatgatttatttatacttgaaattGAATCGAGTGACGGTTAATGTTTAGGAAGGCCCTAaaccctcgagcctaaaccctaattaatgcgaggttTTAGGGCCaaccaaattaaaaatttaatcttaaaaatattgattaatagtttttaatattgtagGGTTCATATTTGGGTCTTAGAATggtttatttatcttgaaattaaattaatttaaaaataataatattcaaaactcAACTTTAAGTTGTGTTTGGAGGTAAAACACAGCTTAAAGTTGTGTTTTTGAAGCAAAACGCCGTTTAAACTTACGTTGCAAGGTTTTTGAGAAAGAAAAATTGAAACAAGGACATGAACGTGAGTTTAAGCACATTTTCAAGTAAAACTCCATTTAAAGTCACGTTTTAATGCACAGATGCCAGAATGCTAACCGAAGCGGCGTTTTAGTATGAACGGGAGTTTAAGCGACGTTTTGCTGTGACAGTCAGTGTCATTTTATAGTAACGTGACTTTCGGGACCTTCCTTTAAGCTAATGTGACTGCCAGGGCCAACACCCTTTTACATGATAgttattatgaaaataaaactAGGCCGAATTGAATTTTGGAGTTCTTAGCTCTTCATAGAATAACATCAATAAGCTTTGGTTGTGAGCTTATGTTTGATAAAATTCAAAGGAATGCCTTTTGTCAGCGAAAAAAAATTTCTAGCTGgttatatcaattttaaaccAATGTCCAGAGGTCGTTTGGTTCATAGGTATGTGGAATCAGGTATCGggtttgtccattccaaacccatacctggtgttcggttgaaaaaaataaaatctcaaaccTATGCCTTAGACCCTCaaggtatgggtttttgatacctAAGCAGGGAGATGAGTATGAGATGGAGGTATAAGATGTATTcgtttttcatttttcttgtctctatttaagtaatgaaatattaatgtttaatacaaaattaaatcaatgatgcaaaaatatacaagaacaataattttattaatatttttagttaatataaattaataacttattttttataaaaattatatatattgattacagcactcaaccaaacacatgatatcagatataatacctcaaactcataccaacttaacccgattcctcatttcAACGATCACTACTCGAACCAAACCACCCCAAAAGAGTTAATAACATcggttagagcaagtccaatggtgtgTTATATCATTATCTATCTCTATGTTATTgagcaaaaattaaaaatcataataaactactccctatgtcccagtcaattgtatacgtttttttttcattgttcgacacgcattttaaggttcttttttttgtcatacattttaagactcttataaaacataggtctccaacttatttttaaaattttcttttttttataaaaatataaatgttatatatttatacaaaaaagaaaatcttaaaaataaattgcataACTATGTTTTATTGAAGTATTAAAATCCGTgtcgcgcccccgtccccccatgtatactattgacgggaacggagggagtatgaaataAGCTCGGAAAGATTTCATCGCACAACAAAATCATTCCAAACTGTCACGTCAACATTTCCAAATGCAATACCCAGTTTGGTACCTCAGAGGCTCAGACATGACACTTTATTCGTTCCATTCAATTCTCTCCAACTCCACATTAAAGTACCAgtcaaatattatcaaaaaaaaaaaaaaaaaataccagtCAAA
This region includes:
- the LOC108207330 gene encoding calcium-dependent protein kinase 24 gives rise to the protein MGTRVSVLHAKTAFLKKSKHKRRRQFSRPVKVLTDASGHDIFSLYKFGKELGRGEFGVTYECENIENGEKMACKKISKNRLKTAIDVQDVRREVDIMRRLPCHPNIVSYKEVFEDKEAIYLVMELCAGGELFDRIVARGHYSERGAALVTKTMLEVVKVCHEHGVMHRDLKPENFLYANQDENAPLKAIDFGLSIFFEPGQLFREIVGSPYYMAPEVLRRNYGAEVDIWSSGVILYILLCGVPPFWAETEQGIAQAIVKGKLTFIRQPWPKVSEDAKQLVKGMLDPNPYSRMTIEEVLGHRWIKNANKVSDIPLGDDVKTRIKQFSLMNKFKKNVLGAVAATLPDEQVQDIKEKFYAWDTDKNGDLTLEELKSGLINNGHDVSNIDVQSLMEAADLDGNGTLNIDEFVTIAVHVQRMSSEEHLKQAFNMFDKNQSGYIEFEELREILFEKHQEPNSDQVAHDIIFDADLDKDGRISYSEFAAMMKTGMDWKMASRQYSRVMLNALSKKILKENPTTKGK